The following are encoded together in the Chloroflexota bacterium genome:
- a CDS encoding PD40 domain-containing protein — MRKDFPLLITSVLGTGTILCVILCLAFYVIFSSWFRDWDCPDAQPNIPDPKLKLVSEKAARYQHVSWQDNDLIFEYDEKYYAKPGEGRIWRMHPDGTNREQLQLPNHPNCQESSFVAPQRLHDGRLGYGVLCIANGTVQTYMMAYDFKTAKGTPLIHYPSPIDLRNIGRDSWNPTATQGIIGDKIGNSAESQMWWLWQDHWSPVKFDLDLAMDPVWSPNGKMIAFTGIAKEERGFAWDAIKDLYLMDSNGANIRSFASGFNHVLDWTWSPDSRWLALSATFNEQGTETSGIWLIEVSTGKRQLIAKGWYQSLDWSSSGKELVVVGPPPANEQQLCYGTTFNTRLYRLDISNAVDQ; from the coding sequence ATGAGAAAAGATTTTCCACTTCTAATTACTTCGGTGCTGGGAACAGGCACAATTCTTTGCGTGATTCTTTGCCTGGCATTCTATGTTATATTTTCTTCTTGGTTTCGTGATTGGGATTGCCCTGACGCGCAACCCAATATACCGGATCCCAAGCTCAAGCTCGTCTCAGAAAAGGCGGCGAGGTACCAACACGTTTCGTGGCAGGACAACGATTTAATCTTTGAGTATGATGAGAAATACTATGCCAAGCCCGGAGAGGGAAGAATATGGCGAATGCACCCTGATGGAACAAATCGAGAACAGTTGCAATTACCAAATCATCCAAACTGCCAGGAAAGTTCGTTCGTTGCTCCCCAACGATTGCATGATGGTAGACTTGGCTATGGTGTGCTGTGTATCGCAAATGGCACAGTCCAAACCTACATGATGGCGTATGATTTCAAAACAGCAAAAGGAACTCCCTTAATCCATTATCCTTCGCCTATAGATCTCCGTAATATAGGACGCGATTCTTGGAATCCTACCGCGACGCAAGGAATTATTGGTGATAAGATAGGTAACTCGGCGGAGAGCCAGATGTGGTGGCTGTGGCAAGACCATTGGTCTCCTGTAAAATTCGATCTAGATCTTGCAATGGATCCCGTTTGGTCGCCCAATGGAAAAATGATTGCGTTTACTGGCATCGCAAAGGAAGAAAGGGGATTTGCTTGGGATGCAATTAAGGATCTTTATTTGATGGACTCGAACGGAGCAAATATCCGTTCATTCGCAAGTGGATTCAATCATGTTTTGGATTGGACTTGGTCGCCAGATAGTCGTTGGCTAGCATTATCAGCGACCTTTAACGAGCAAGGAACTGAGACGAGTGGCATCTGGCTGATTGAGGTATCCACCGGGAAGCGCCAACTGATCGCAAAAGGCTGGTATCAATCACTTGATTGGTCAAGTTCAGGCAAGGAACTAGTCGTTGTAGGACCACCGCCAGCTAATGAACAACAGCTTTGTTATGGCACAACTTTCAACACGAGACTCTACCGTTTGGATATATCCAATGCCGTTGATCAGTGA
- a CDS encoding efflux RND transporter periplasmic adaptor subunit, with protein sequence MKFNFPFTRRQGLIGIGVLIGLIVLGVLGFVFMMPQAPPPNSVIVRRGDLSASVNATGRVRAKKSLRLVLPVSGIVATIEKYEGDEVNQGDVIVTLTSEEVQRRLKQAELNFNSRQLDISRAKSAPRDEDIEIARANLRKATLYAAAAETNNNASPTPQNAIALESARNDLDVARASFNRVVNGPSKEELQALDNSLTLAQMDLDAAKQLAAQTKLLAPFNGTITEVNVRVGEYVGGFSQLAAMADLTALEIAADVDEIDVAHVQVGQNVEVRLDAFPGERFAGKVMRLFPAASAQRGSTSYSAIVDFDPRDIKVRVGMGAPLKIQTIEKKGVLTVPNRALKNIGTRKAVRIIAPGAPRDALVETGLSDGANTEIVSGVNEGDLVVIN encoded by the coding sequence ATGAAATTTAATTTTCCATTCACTCGGCGACAAGGACTGATCGGTATCGGCGTGTTGATCGGCTTGATCGTTTTGGGCGTGCTGGGATTCGTGTTTATGATGCCGCAAGCGCCGCCGCCGAACAGCGTGATCGTGCGCCGCGGTGATTTGAGCGCGTCGGTCAACGCGACCGGCAGAGTGCGCGCGAAAAAATCGCTCCGCCTGGTTCTGCCCGTTTCCGGGATCGTCGCGACGATTGAAAAGTACGAAGGCGACGAGGTGAATCAGGGCGATGTGATCGTGACACTCACCTCCGAAGAGGTGCAACGCCGGCTCAAACAAGCCGAGTTGAATTTCAACTCGCGCCAGCTCGACATTTCGCGCGCGAAGAGCGCGCCGCGCGACGAGGATATTGAAATCGCGCGCGCGAATTTACGCAAAGCCACGCTTTACGCCGCCGCCGCCGAAACGAATAACAACGCGTCGCCCACGCCGCAAAATGCTATCGCGCTCGAATCCGCGCGCAACGATCTCGATGTCGCGCGCGCGAGTTTCAATCGCGTCGTGAACGGACCGTCGAAAGAAGAACTACAGGCGTTGGACAATTCGCTGACGCTCGCGCAGATGGACTTGGACGCGGCGAAACAACTTGCCGCGCAAACCAAATTGCTCGCGCCGTTCAACGGCACGATCACCGAAGTGAACGTGCGCGTCGGCGAGTACGTCGGCGGATTTTCGCAACTCGCCGCGATGGCGGACCTGACCGCGCTCGAAATCGCGGCGGACGTGGATGAGATTGACGTCGCGCATGTCCAGGTCGGACAAAATGTCGAAGTGCGGCTCGACGCGTTTCCCGGCGAGCGCTTTGCCGGCAAAGTGATGCGTCTCTTCCCCGCCGCCTCCGCGCAACGCGGCAGCACCTCGTACAGCGCGATTGTGGATTTCGATCCGCGCGACATCAAGGTGCGCGTGGGCATGGGCGCGCCGTTAAAGATTCAGACAATTGAAAAGAAAGGCGTGCTCACCGTGCCAAACCGCGCGCTCAAGAATATCGGCACGCGCAAAGCGGTACGCATCATCGCTCCCGGCGCGCCGCGCGATGCGCTCGTCGAGACCGGCTTGAGCGACGGCGCGAACACCGAGATCGTCAGCGGAGTGAATGAAGGCGATCTGGTAGTGATTAACTAG
- a CDS encoding restriction endonuclease, SacI family — protein sequence MTDPARILHRALACASVNLSRPLVKNKEIRSRAEYVCRCLRNRAGVRLLMACLLAKIDRPQVDPRKPYTEIGSSDCFSGRSYDESYITHFINENRLPCNPTTAFLTPALRNIDRPLTAKVEIIGRPRQLYTDALQLLDDVHTRKVSADNLLAEVLRLLLLMRDEKDNRMATLLAGLRHSGDITPLSTEAIVTLIEQHLKAKNSSRLPVLVVATAYQVMGDKIGERVLPLKGHNAADEQTGAIGDVEICLVDEDQVVTAYEMKMKRVTIDDVDRALQKMASIDTHLDNYIFITTDEVDVQIQRYAKDAYERTAGTEIAILDCIGFLRHFLHLFHRLRIDYLDTYQALVLAEPESAVSQPLKEAFLALRQAAEADA from the coding sequence ATGACTGATCCAGCGCGGATACTGCACCGGGCATTGGCGTGCGCTTCGGTAAATCTATCCAGACCCTTGGTCAAAAACAAGGAAATCCGGAGCAGGGCAGAATACGTTTGTCGTTGTCTACGTAATCGCGCCGGAGTTCGCCTTTTGATGGCATGTCTGCTCGCCAAGATAGATCGCCCCCAAGTGGATCCGCGAAAACCATATACAGAGATCGGCAGCTCGGATTGTTTCTCTGGTCGCTCCTACGATGAATCGTATATCACTCATTTCATCAACGAGAATCGCTTGCCTTGTAATCCAACAACCGCTTTCCTGACACCGGCATTACGCAACATAGATCGCCCCTTAACAGCCAAGGTAGAAATCATTGGCAGACCGCGCCAATTGTATACCGATGCGTTGCAACTATTAGACGATGTTCACACCCGCAAAGTCTCCGCCGACAATCTTTTAGCCGAGGTGCTTCGACTGCTTCTGCTGATGCGCGATGAAAAAGACAATCGTATGGCAACCTTGCTTGCCGGATTACGTCACTCGGGCGATATCACGCCGCTTTCAACAGAAGCGATTGTGACACTAATTGAACAACATCTGAAAGCCAAGAACTCTAGCCGACTGCCGGTATTGGTTGTTGCGACTGCTTATCAAGTCATGGGAGACAAAATCGGCGAGCGCGTGTTACCGCTGAAGGGTCACAATGCGGCAGACGAACAAACTGGCGCAATCGGCGATGTTGAAATCTGCCTCGTAGATGAAGACCAGGTAGTAACTGCTTATGAAATGAAGATGAAACGCGTTACGATTGATGATGTGGATCGCGCATTACAAAAGATGGCTTCAATTGATACGCACTTGGACAACTATATCTTCATCACAACTGACGAAGTAGATGTTCAAATCCAGCGTTACGCTAAAGACGCGTATGAGCGTACCGCCGGAACTGAAATTGCTATTCTGGATTGCATTGGCTTTCTACGACACTTTTTGCATCTATTCCACCGTTTACGAATTGACTACTTGGACACGTACCAAGCGCTTGTTCTTGCTGAGCCGGAGAGCGCGGTTAGCCAACCACTCAAAGAAGCCTTCTTGGCGTTACGCCAAGCGGCTGAAGCGGACGCCTAG
- a CDS encoding DNA adenine methylase has product MRRIAESKTISKTEKYSGAIDDLELGEIIQTSFKYAKTRRNTPSPISKLRHKKIIAFGWYGGKFSHLDWLLPILPSCHHYCEPFGGSGAVLLNRAPSPVETYNDLDGEVANFFRVLRDQKEKLIEAIGLTPFSREEFGVACQVDPTQDTLERARRFFVRARQVRTGLAQTASLGRWANCKNTSRSGMSGVVSRWLGSIEDLPAIVERLLRVQIENRPAMEVIRLYDSVDTLFYCDPPYVHLTRGDNNSYGFEMTDDEHRALAQVLNSTQGRVAISNYQCDLMDELYPAPKWLKILAPEKTIHSTKGKRAECLWVNYTPVMPGKGMRRLLEKKHD; this is encoded by the coding sequence ATGCGTCGGATAGCAGAGAGCAAAACCATTTCGAAAACCGAAAAATATTCCGGTGCAATAGATGATCTGGAGCTTGGCGAGATTATTCAAACGAGTTTCAAGTACGCCAAAACAAGAAGGAACACTCCATCACCGATTTCCAAATTGCGTCACAAAAAGATCATTGCCTTTGGTTGGTACGGGGGCAAGTTCTCACATTTGGATTGGCTTTTACCCATACTGCCATCGTGTCACCACTATTGTGAGCCATTCGGGGGTTCGGGCGCGGTCTTGTTGAACCGCGCGCCGTCGCCAGTTGAAACATACAACGATTTGGACGGTGAAGTCGCTAATTTCTTTCGTGTTTTGCGTGATCAAAAGGAAAAACTCATTGAGGCAATCGGTCTCACACCTTTTTCGCGCGAAGAATTCGGTGTCGCCTGCCAAGTTGATCCAACCCAAGACACGCTAGAACGCGCGCGTCGTTTCTTCGTTCGCGCGCGGCAAGTTCGTACGGGTTTGGCTCAGACAGCCAGTCTGGGACGATGGGCAAATTGTAAAAACACCAGTAGGTCGGGAATGAGTGGTGTGGTTAGCCGATGGTTGGGAAGTATCGAGGATCTCCCGGCAATCGTAGAGCGATTACTGCGTGTACAAATAGAGAATCGTCCTGCTATGGAAGTCATCCGATTGTATGATTCGGTTGACACGTTGTTTTATTGTGATCCGCCATACGTCCATCTTACCCGCGGAGACAATAACTCGTACGGTTTTGAGATGACCGATGATGAACATCGTGCGTTAGCCCAAGTCCTAAATTCCACGCAAGGGCGCGTGGCAATCTCGAACTACCAATGCGATTTGATGGATGAGTTATACCCAGCGCCAAAATGGTTAAAAATCCTTGCGCCGGAGAAAACGATTCATTCAACAAAAGGTAAACGTGCGGAATGTCTGTGGGTAAACTACACCCCGGTCATGCCCGGCAAAGGCATGCGGAGGTTGCTGGAGAAAAAACATGACTGA
- a CDS encoding PilZ domain-containing protein encodes MPRPERRVKTNILTAYRCLDNGAVTNTGFGRTLQLGATGALLESPDPFPVGQALSLEFLLDNDQLVTVAGHVTRVARAKAFQHASVDFDELDAPARRLIDLQIGVKPRSPVKPKPKPKPKTKKK; translated from the coding sequence ATGCCACGTCCTGAACGCCGCGTTAAAACCAACATCCTCACGGCGTACCGTTGTCTGGACAACGGCGCGGTGACCAACACCGGTTTCGGACGCACGCTTCAGCTCGGCGCGACCGGCGCGCTCTTAGAATCGCCCGATCCGTTTCCGGTGGGACAAGCCCTGTCGCTCGAGTTCTTGCTCGACAACGATCAACTCGTCACTGTGGCTGGTCACGTCACGCGCGTCGCGCGCGCCAAAGCATTTCAGCACGCGTCTGTTGACTTTGACGAACTGGACGCCCCCGCGCGGCGATTGATTGATCTCCAGATCGGTGTGAAACCTCGTTCCCCCGTAAAGCCGAAACCCAAACCGAAACCAAAAACCAAAAAGAAATGA
- a CDS encoding PilZ domain-containing protein yields the protein MSTERRTVQRIPADFSVRYNYEPPSLMASQTRVLDLSLAGARMECYAWLIPGASVTFHLITPEHHVVDARARVVYIESRNEPPYHVGVQFTSLDAMDRATLENELGRLHSS from the coding sequence ATGAGCACAGAACGGCGCACCGTCCAACGTATCCCCGCAGATTTTTCAGTCCGTTACAATTACGAGCCACCCAGTCTCATGGCGTCCCAAACGCGCGTGCTCGATCTCAGTCTTGCCGGCGCGCGGATGGAATGCTATGCGTGGTTGATTCCGGGCGCGTCTGTCACGTTTCACCTGATCACCCCGGAACATCACGTCGTTGACGCCCGCGCGCGCGTCGTCTACATCGAATCGCGCAATGAGCCGCCGTACCACGTCGGCGTCCAATTCACATCGCTCGATGCGATGGACCGGGCGACTCTGGAAAACGAACTGGGACGCCTCCACTCGTCTTGA
- a CDS encoding GNAT family N-acetyltransferase → MIAIQSLAPQQIVEVKRMIVTVAEETFHWQLPLDERLRTFDAQGIFNDIDTFQAHYLNRRGLFLVVLDDGRVVGSGAVRQIDERVCELKRIWLIEAYRGKRIGFQVVQKLFDFARQAGYTTVRLTTDKRQTRALDFYRQLGFHLIASSSDDPDDVMMEMLLERIPA, encoded by the coding sequence GTGATCGCAATCCAATCACTCGCGCCACAACAGATCGTCGAGGTCAAGCGGATGATCGTGACGGTTGCCGAAGAAACGTTTCACTGGCAACTCCCGCTTGATGAACGGTTGCGGACATTCGACGCGCAAGGCATATTCAACGACATTGACACATTTCAAGCGCATTATCTGAATCGTCGCGGACTTTTCCTCGTCGTGCTCGACGATGGGCGCGTTGTCGGCTCCGGCGCGGTCCGCCAGATTGATGAACGCGTCTGCGAACTAAAACGGATCTGGTTGATTGAAGCGTATCGCGGCAAGCGCATCGGATTCCAGGTCGTACAAAAGTTATTCGACTTTGCGCGCCAAGCCGGTTACACGACCGTGCGCCTAACGACCGACAAACGACAAACGCGCGCGCTTGATTTCTATCGGCAACTGGGCTTTCACTTGATCGCCTCCTCAAGCGACGACCCAGACGATGTGATGATGGAAATGTTGCTTGAACGCATCCCCGCGTAG
- the apbC gene encoding iron-sulfur cluster carrier protein ApbC, whose translation MLTEQQVLNALSKVQEPELHRDLVTLKMVRDIKIQGNAVNFTIVLTTPACPLRNQIESEAQAAVKSVGAQQVTIKWDANVPTDQRITGKLNIPVKSTFAVASGKGGVGKTTVSVNLAVALAQMGAKVGLMDADVYGPNIPIMMGVNEQPRAIGERIIPLEAYGVKLMSMGFLVPPEQAVIWRGPMLHSAIRQFLTDVDWGDLDYLVIDLPPGTGDVQLTLTQSVPLTGGVVVATPQDVALADVLKGITMFQRLEVPVLGVVENMSYFMCPHCGERTEIFAHGGAQKMADKLGVPFLGEIPLDVAIRVGGDNGKPVTALQPDSAYAQAFKHIAQQVAAKISVMNANAVQGELIAGGSIPIIKRK comes from the coding sequence ATGTTAACCGAACAACAAGTTTTGAATGCACTGAGCAAGGTGCAAGAACCCGAACTGCATCGCGACCTTGTCACGTTGAAAATGGTTCGCGATATCAAGATTCAAGGCAACGCCGTCAACTTTACGATTGTCCTCACGACGCCGGCGTGCCCGCTCCGCAATCAAATCGAATCGGAGGCGCAAGCCGCGGTCAAGTCCGTTGGCGCGCAACAAGTGACGATCAAGTGGGATGCGAACGTGCCGACCGATCAACGCATCACCGGTAAACTCAACATCCCGGTTAAATCCACGTTTGCCGTCGCGTCCGGTAAAGGCGGCGTCGGCAAGACAACTGTATCCGTGAATCTCGCGGTCGCGCTCGCGCAGATGGGCGCAAAGGTCGGCTTGATGGACGCGGACGTGTACGGTCCGAACATTCCGATCATGATGGGCGTGAACGAACAGCCGCGCGCGATCGGCGAACGCATCATTCCACTCGAAGCATACGGCGTCAAGTTGATGTCTATGGGTTTTCTCGTCCCGCCGGAACAAGCAGTCATTTGGCGCGGTCCGATGCTGCACAGCGCGATTCGCCAATTCCTCACCGATGTAGACTGGGGTGATCTCGATTACCTCGTGATTGATTTGCCGCCCGGCACTGGCGACGTGCAATTGACACTCACACAATCCGTGCCGCTGACCGGCGGTGTGGTCGTCGCGACACCGCAAGACGTTGCGCTCGCGGACGTACTCAAAGGCATCACGATGTTTCAACGCCTTGAAGTACCGGTGCTCGGCGTCGTCGAAAATATGTCGTACTTTATGTGCCCGCACTGCGGCGAGCGCACCGAGATTTTCGCGCACGGCGGCGCGCAGAAAATGGCAGACAAACTTGGCGTGCCCTTCCTCGGCGAGATTCCGCTCGATGTCGCGATTCGCGTCGGCGGCGATAACGGCAAGCCGGTAACCGCGCTCCAACCCGATTCGGCGTACGCGCAAGCGTTCAAACACATCGCGCAACAAGTCGCGGCAAAGATCAGCGTGATGAACGCGAACGCGGTACAAGGCGAATTGATCGCGGGCGGGAGCATTCCGATCATCAAGCGTAAGTGA